The nucleotide window ATGAGGTGCTTGGCCTGTTCCGCGCGCAAAGCAAGGCAACCGGCGCGGCCACGATCCTGGTGACGCACTCGGAAGCCGCCGCGGCCGTTGCCGATCGCATCCTGATTCTGAGCGACGGCGGCCTGCATGCCGCGTCCGCCACGGCCCTGACTTTCGGCTCCCGTACTCGCGCGCCTTCCGCCGATGATGTCCGCTGATTCCCGTTCTCTGCTGCGCTTGCGAGGACACCATGTTCTCGCGCGCTGGCTGCTGGGCGCCGAATGGCGCAGTCATCGCTCACGCGCCCTGGTTGCAATCGCGACGATCGCGTTGGGCGTCGCGCTCGGTTACGCCGTGCAGTTGATCAACAGCGCGGCCTTCAACGAATTCTCCGCGGCGGCCCGCAGTCTGTCGGGCGAGGCCGATCTGCAGGTGCGCGGCGCACAACCGTTTACCGACGAAGCCATCTATCCGCTGCTCGCGAACGCGCCCGGCGTCGCGCTGGCGAGCCCCGTGCTCGCACTCGACGTCACCGTGCCCGACCGGAACGCGGCATTGCCGGTGCTCGGCATCGACGTGTTCAAGGCAAGCCGTATTGCGCCTGATCTGCTCGGCGTGCCGTCGCCGGATCGGCCGTTCGATACCCTCGCGGCCGATACCGTGTTTCTCTCGACCGCGGCCCAGCAATGGTTGAAGGTGAAAGTGGGCGACGAGGTGGCGCTGCGAAGCGGCACCTCGATCGTGCATTTTCGCGTGGCCGGGGGCATCGCGAGAACGCGGCCGGGTCAGCGCCTCGCGGTCATGGATATCGGCGCCGCGCAGTGGAAGTTCGGCAAGGTGGGCAAGCTGTCGCGCGTCGACGTGCAGCTCGAACGCGGCGTCGACCGCGAACGCTTCAGGCGTGATCTGCAAGTGCGGCTCGGCAGCCAGTGGGCCATTTCGGAAACCCGCGATGCCGAAAGCCGCACCGATCGCCTCTCGCGCGCGTATCGGATCAATATGAATGTTCTCGCGCTGGTGGCGTTGTTCACGGGCGCGTTTCTGGTCTTCTCGACGCAGGCGTTGAGCGTCGTGCGACGCCGCGCGCAGTTCGCCATGCTGCGCGTGCTCGGCCTGACGCGTGGCCAGTTGTTACGCCAGATTCTGATGGAAGGCGCGTTACTGGGTCTGCTCGGTTCGCTTGCGGGACTCGCGCTCGGCTATGCAATGGCGAGCGGCGCGCTGCATTTTTTCGGCAGCGACCTGGGCGGCGGCTACTTTCCCGGCGTGCAGCCGCAAGTCGGCTTCGAACCGCTGGCAAGCGCGTTGTTTCTGATGCTCGGGCTCGCCGTATCGGTATTGGGCAGTCTCGCCCCCGCACTGGAAGCCGCGCGTGCGCGGCCCGCCACCGCGCTCAAGGCAGGCGCCGAAGAAGGCGCGTTGGCGCGGCTCGCCACACCGTGGCCCGCCTTGCTATGCCTGCTGAGCGCCGCCGTGCTCACGCAGTTGCCGCCGTTGTTCGACGCGCCGATCGGCGGCTATCTGGCCGTCGCATTGCTGCTGGTCGGCGGCATTGCGCTGATGCCGCGCATCACTGCGCTCATCTTCGGCGCGGCGAGCAGGGCTTTGTCAGCGCGAAGCCGCGCCGGCGCGGCCGGCACGCTGGCGCTTGCGCGGCTTGCGAATGCGCCGGGGCACGCGTCGATCGCAAT belongs to Paraburkholderia sp. FT54 and includes:
- a CDS encoding FtsX-like permease family protein; the encoded protein is MMSADSRSLLRLRGHHVLARWLLGAEWRSHRSRALVAIATIALGVALGYAVQLINSAAFNEFSAAARSLSGEADLQVRGAQPFTDEAIYPLLANAPGVALASPVLALDVTVPDRNAALPVLGIDVFKASRIAPDLLGVPSPDRPFDTLAADTVFLSTAAQQWLKVKVGDEVALRSGTSIVHFRVAGGIARTRPGQRLAVMDIGAAQWKFGKVGKLSRVDVQLERGVDRERFRRDLQVRLGSQWAISETRDAESRTDRLSRAYRINMNVLALVALFTGAFLVFSTQALSVVRRRAQFAMLRVLGLTRGQLLRQILMEGALLGLLGSLAGLALGYAMASGALHFFGSDLGGGYFPGVQPQVGFEPLASALFLMLGLAVSVLGSLAPALEAARARPATALKAGAEEGALARLATPWPALLCLLSAAVLTQLPPLFDAPIGGYLAVALLLVGGIALMPRITALIFGAASRALSARSRAGAAGTLALARLANAPGHASIAMGGVLSSFALIVAMAIMVASFRVSVEDWLVHLLSADLYVRVAPNGDTGGLRLDEQSRLAAVPGVKTAAFARTSHLTLDPARPDIAVLAREIDAADPGAILQMTGAVLPPAELHAGETPVWVSEAMVDLYGYKLGQRVQLPLGERGHVFVVAGVWRDYVRQTGAIQIRLADYRRLTHDTNATDVAITVQPGTSIERVVAGLRALPFGASLDLSQPGDIRARTLVIFDRSFAVTYLLEAVAIVIGLFGVAATFSAQTLARSREFGMLRHVGVTRSQVLAILALEGGMLTACGIAMGFFLGFAISLILVFVVNPQSFHWSMSLHVPWTALGTVALVMLASSCSTAVIAGRGAVSVDAVRAVKEDW